Proteins found in one Collinsella aerofaciens genomic segment:
- the gluQRS gene encoding tRNA glutamyl-Q(34) synthetase GluQRS produces the protein MDINACNIATHAADAPATAAPIPVVGRFAPSPSGRMHLGNVFSCLCAWLSARSQGGSIVLRIEDLDDRCKRPELAAQLIDDLTWLGLEWDEGPYYQHDRLDLYEDALRQLQDAGLTYPCFCTRAELHAASAPHASDGTPIYRGACRGLSAEEVARRSALRAPATRLRVPTVDDLADDVIEFVDRTYGAQCEALATECGDFLVRRSDGVFAYQLAVVVDDAAMGVTEVVRGCDLLGSTPRQIYLQHLLGLPTPHYAHIPLLMSPDGRRLSKRDRDLDLGELRTRFGTPEALLGWLAGQTGIAPDTTPRTAEQLVEHFSWDVIRAHRENITVTVE, from the coding sequence ATGGATATCAACGCATGCAACATAGCAACACACGCCGCGGACGCACCAGCAACGGCAGCGCCCATCCCCGTCGTGGGCCGCTTTGCCCCGTCGCCCTCGGGCCGCATGCACCTGGGCAACGTGTTCAGTTGCCTGTGTGCGTGGCTTTCGGCCCGCAGCCAGGGCGGCAGCATCGTGCTGCGCATCGAGGACCTGGACGATCGCTGCAAGCGCCCGGAACTTGCCGCTCAACTGATTGACGATCTAACCTGGCTGGGGCTCGAGTGGGACGAAGGCCCCTACTACCAGCACGATCGCCTGGATCTGTACGAGGACGCCCTGCGCCAGCTGCAAGACGCCGGCCTCACCTATCCCTGTTTTTGCACGCGTGCCGAACTCCACGCCGCGAGCGCGCCGCACGCCAGCGACGGCACGCCCATCTACCGCGGCGCCTGCCGAGGCCTTTCTGCCGAGGAGGTTGCCCGCCGCAGCGCCCTGCGCGCCCCGGCCACACGCCTGCGCGTGCCCACCGTCGACGACCTCGCAGACGACGTGATCGAATTCGTTGACCGCACGTACGGAGCCCAATGCGAGGCACTCGCCACCGAGTGCGGCGACTTTTTGGTGCGCCGCAGCGACGGCGTTTTTGCCTACCAGCTAGCCGTGGTAGTCGACGACGCTGCCATGGGCGTCACCGAGGTCGTGCGCGGATGCGACCTGCTGGGCTCCACGCCGCGCCAGATCTACCTGCAGCATCTGCTGGGACTGCCCACACCGCACTACGCACATATTCCGCTGCTCATGTCACCGGACGGCCGCCGCCTTTCCAAGCGCGACCGCGACCTAGACCTGGGCGAGCTCCGCACCCGCTTTGGCACACCCGAGGCGCTGTTGGGATGGCTCGCCGGGCAAACAGGCATCGCGCCGGACACCACGCCGCGTACCGCCGAGCAGCTGGTCGAGCACTTTAGCTGGGACGTCATCCGCGCGCATCGGGAGAACATCACTGTAACGGTCGAGTAG